The genomic stretch CCGGCGCGAGCGCGAGCGAGTTGTCCGTGATCAGCGGGCCGATGGTACACAGCACGCCTTGGTGCACGAGATCGAGGTAACCGTCGATGGTGTTCTTCGCTTCGAGCCGCGGCAGGCCGATCGCTTCCTTCACCAGCAACTCGACCGGCCGGGTGATCACGCCCTGCTCGTACGCTTCGTCGAAGGCGAAACGCAGCGTGGCGAGAAAGTCGTCCTTCGTCCCCATGTCGAGATCGATGAGCACACCGATTTTCGTCGGGGCAAACGAGAGTCCGTGTGGCGTCTGGCGTTGCTTGCTCATCGTCTTCACCTCGGACGCACCCTGAAGGGTGCGGCTACAAACCCGTCGCCGTAGCCGCAGGCTTCAGCCTGCGCTCCCTTCGCCTATTCCTCCAACCGATCCGCGTGCCCCGCCTGCGCGAAGCGTTCGCGGAGCGCTGCGAGGTCGTCCCGCGTAAACGGGCGAAACTCGCTCGCGCCTCGCGGCCGCCAATACACCGGGTCGGCGAGTCGGTCGACAAGAAACTTGTCGCGTTTGAGCACGCGCTTCAGCACCTTGTTGGTGTGAGTGACGGCCACTTCCGTCGCGACACGCACGAACATCGGCCGCCAGCGTGGCGGCAGGTTCGCCGCGCCGTCGATGAATTGCGTGAACGCCGCGGCATCGAAGCTGGTGCCGGTCTGCAGCAGGAGGGTCGCCATCACCTGATCCCCGGCTTCGGGGTCGGGCACGCCGTACACACTGGCCAACATCACGTCGGGGAACTGCGTGAGGCTTTCTTCGATCGGACGGCCGAGAAAATTCTCGCCACCGACGCGCAACCACTCGGCGTCGCGCCCGGCGAAGTAGATGAAGCCGTCGGCGTCGCGGTAGCCCAAGTCGCCGGTGTGGAACCAGCCGTCGCGCGTGCGTTCGCGGGTCGACGCCTCATCCTTGTAGTACCCTTCGAACAGGAACACGCCGCCGGTGTTGACGATCTCTCCAACCGCTTGTTCGGCGTTGAGCAGGTGCGCGGTTTCATCGAAGCGCGCCGTCGGGCACTCGTTGCCTTGCTCGTCGAGAATCTTCACGCCTTCGGCCCGTCCGAGGCTGCGCACGGGATCGCCCGCTTGGCGTGAGAAGCCGACGCCGACTTCGCTGGCGCCGTAGCCGTCGATCACCTCACAGCCGAAGCGCTGCGCGAACGCTTCAATGTATTGCCGGGGTGCTTCGTTGCCGTACGCCAGCCGCAGCGGATTCTCCGCATCGTCGGGTCG from Deltaproteobacteria bacterium encodes the following:
- a CDS encoding AMP-binding protein, whose protein sequence is MDSITAPLPNASPSPTMGAALRARAADSADRVFLRCEDARWTFVETFREACRYANLFLRHRDATRPFRVGVLMDNLPEFVFTQSGCALAGASLVGLNPTRTGEFLARDIAYADCQLIVVEPRYAEQLEAALRNDSQLHVTVLVAGAASGPWRGLDEALATVSTDDPDVPVEPTDLLMIIFTSGTTKAPKGVLNSHGRLMMLGWGASLHMCHFTPDDTVYCAMPLYHANAQILALIPALSAGGGIALTRRFSKTNFLADVRRYRATLFNYVGTPFAYIMDTPARPDDAENPLRLAYGNEAPRQYIEAFAQRFGCEVIDGYGASEVGVGFSRQAGDPVRSLGRAEGVKILDEQGNECPTARFDETAHLLNAEQAVGEIVNTGGVFLFEGYYKDEASTRERTRDGWFHTGDLGYRDADGFIYFAGRDAEWLRVGGENFLGRPIEESLTQFPDVMLASVYGVPDPEAGDQVMATLLLQTGTSFDAAAFTQFIDGAANLPPRWRPMFVRVATEVAVTHTNKVLKRVLKRDKFLVDRLADPVYWRPRGASEFRPFTRDDLAALRERFAQAGHADRLEE